Part of the Pelorhabdus rhamnosifermentans genome, GGAAGTAACAACATTGAAAAATAATACTGTCGGGGCTCAACTATTAGACGGAGGTTTTTTCCAGCCTAGCCTTGTAGTCAAGTGGACAGGCCCCACTTTTTCTGCCGAGTACGATGCGATGCAAGCGGTTGCAATGCATCACGTCATATGGCAATGGACAGTAGATAGCAAGAATAAACAAGCATATTATCCAACTACCCTTCCAGGAGTTTCGCGGATTTCTTCTAAAGATCTGGTTGAGATCTCATTAAATGAAGCAAAAAAGAAGGGTTTGAAAGTCTGGCTTGGATTGAACTGGAATGATGATTGGTTTAAGAACTATGCCAATAATGAAAAATGGCTTACCAATGAGGTGAGCCTTAGTAAAAATGTTGTTCAAGAATTATGGCGACAATACGGGAATACTTATGCCAACACGATTGCCGGTTTTTATCTACCCATGGAGGTTGATAACGTAAATTTTCAGGGCGTGGAAAAACAAAAAAGAATAGCAAGGGCATATAAGGAAATTACCGAAGAGATTCATAACACGACAGCCAAACTGGTGATGATTGCTCCTTTTTTTAATCAAAATACGGGACAAGGAGTCTTTAAATATGCTGATATGTGGGGAGATATTTTGAAAGTGGCGCCCATTGATGTTATTGCTCTTCAAGATGGAATCGGCTGTGGCCACGCTTCGGTGTCTACAATTGGAAAATGGCTGGATGCCTTGGGGACGAAAATTAGGGAAGTTAGACCAGAAACTCAACTATGGTCGGACCTGGAAACATTTACGCCTGGACTTAAACCTGCGCCCATTGAGCGGGTAATTAGTCAAATTAGTGCTGAACACCAATATGTATCCAAGTTTACAAGCTTTAGTTTTAACCACTATGATTCGCCAAACAACGGACATGCTAAGCAATTTCGCCAATATAAGGAGTATGTCGATTCGCAGCGTTAGTTTTGAAGAAATCAGAACTTATAGATCTACTTTGTGCTCTAATAGATAGGAAGTGGCCATGAATAATATTGCAAAGGTAATAATATCAAATAGAGTACTCCCAATATTAAACGTAATTGTTCTGATCGAACCTAATTGCAATATACTTGGGAAAAAATTTGAAATTAGGATCGTTAGCCCGTTCATTACTATACTTAATAGAAAAAAAATGATGAACGAACCTATTTTCCCTAACTTTTTCCCTTTAAAGGCTATTTTGCCAACAACCATACAGAAGTATATAAATGTTAAACAAGAAACAATGGTCCATATATACAGAAGGATAGAATATATTAGTTCCTGTACCTCTATGTCGCGCAATAGGACATTCAATATTCTCCCTTGATCAACCAAGTAAAACATTAACAAAGACACAATTGCAACAATGCTTATTTGAATTACAGCGGCTATCAGTCGGGAGGCTGTTATTGACACACCTGACTGGGGAAGTGTAAATAATAAGTAACCTTGGTCATCATACAAATAATCACTCAGGAGTGTTAACGAAGATATAAATATGACAATTAGGGCACC contains:
- a CDS encoding DUF4434 domain-containing protein, with the protein product MKIRLDKLLYRFLAGSLSFILINGIALARPIDVTASTQELREEVTTLKNNTVGAQLLDGGFFQPSLVVKWTGPTFSAEYDAMQAVAMHHVIWQWTVDSKNKQAYYPTTLPGVSRISSKDLVEISLNEAKKKGLKVWLGLNWNDDWFKNYANNEKWLTNEVSLSKNVVQELWRQYGNTYANTIAGFYLPMEVDNVNFQGVEKQKRIARAYKEITEEIHNTTAKLVMIAPFFNQNTGQGVFKYADMWGDILKVAPIDVIALQDGIGCGHASVSTIGKWLDALGTKIREVRPETQLWSDLETFTPGLKPAPIERVISQISAEHQYVSKFTSFSFNHYDSPNNGHAKQFRQYKEYVDSQR